The following proteins are co-located in the Styela clava chromosome 15, kaStyClav1.hap1.2, whole genome shotgun sequence genome:
- the LOC120334411 gene encoding uncharacterized protein LOC120334411 isoform X2, with translation MAENDPNIIIDEDQYEERVSSFFPLSHLLKRFFFMVALFARSGFATVGDDIIKCTECGRQHQINEVIQTDSNNVQWHELHCPFLMARKPCWFCSATFFNWATFQCPRCNINANSDKASSEHTCVICRAIVNLATDDYERCTKCSAFICRECITMGRCHDHADDERKAF, from the exons ATGGCCGAAAACGATCCCAACATTATAATAG aCGAGGACCAATATGAGGAAAGGGTTAGCAGCTTCTTTCCTTTATCTCATTTGTTGAAGCGTTTTTTCTTCATGGTGGCTCTGTTTGCCAGGTCTGGTTTCGCTACAGTTGGAGATGATATTATTAAATGCACTGA GTGTGGGCGACAGCATCAAATCAACGAAGTTATTCAGACAGATTCAAATAACGTGCAATGGCACGAACTTCACTGTCCTTTCCTAATGGCAAGGAAACCTTGCTGGTTCTGctcggcaacttttttcaactGGGCGACTTTCCAGTGTCCAAGATGCAACATCAATGCAAAT TCTGACAAGGCCTCTTCCGAACATACGTGCGTCATCTGCAGAGCAATCGTCAACCTTGCAACTGACGACTACGAGCGCTGTACGAAATGCTCTGCATTTATTTGCAGAGAATGCATTACCATGGGAAGATGCCATGATCATGCAGATGACGAGAGGAAGGCATTTTAG
- the LOC120334411 gene encoding uncharacterized protein LOC120334411 isoform X1 encodes MAENDPNIIIDEDQYEERVSSFFPLSHLLKRFFFMVALFARSGFATVGDDIIKCTECGRQHQINEVIQTDSNNVQWHELHCPFLMARKPCWFCSATFFNWATFQCPRCNINANSDKAFSESTCVICGTIVNLETDNYERCARCSGIICGECVATRRGHVHADGERKAF; translated from the exons ATGGCCGAAAACGATCCCAACATTATAATAG aCGAGGACCAATATGAGGAAAGGGTTAGCAGCTTCTTTCCTTTATCTCATTTGTTGAAGCGTTTTTTCTTCATGGTGGCTCTGTTTGCCAGGTCTGGTTTCGCTACAGTTGGAGATGATATTATTAAATGCACTGA GTGTGGGCGACAGCATCAAATCAACGAAGTTATTCAGACAGATTCAAATAACGTGCAATGGCACGAACTTCACTGTCCTTTCCTAATGGCAAGGAAACCTTGCTGGTTCTGctcggcaacttttttcaactGGGCGACTTTCCAGTGTCCAAGATGCAACATCAATGCAAAT TCCGACAAGGCATTTTCCGAATCTACTTGCGTCATCTGCGGAACAATTGTCAACTTGGAAACCGACAACTACGAACGCTGTGCAAGATGCTCTGGCATTATTTGTGGAGAATGCGTTGCCACACGAAGGGGCCATGTGCATGCCGATGGCGAGCGGAAGGCGTTTTAA